Within the Meleagris gallopavo isolate NT-WF06-2002-E0010 breed Aviagen turkey brand Nicholas breeding stock chromosome 21, Turkey_5.1, whole genome shotgun sequence genome, the region GGAGGGCCTGCAGCCACAACACGGATGTTTCAGGGCTGCGGGGGTACTGGGGGCACCCTCAGCCCCCTGACTATGGGAAGGTGCTGGAGGAGCTCACCCGCAACCGGCAGCCCCTGCGTCCTGTGGGAATGGGCAACAGAGTGTCCTCAAAGCCCTCAACCACACAGTGTGCCAATATCCCTGCCGGGGGGTCCATGGAAGGGCCAGTCGTGGGGGACCAGACCTCGCGGAGCACTGTGCCCAAAGCCTGGCGGTGCCTGAAGAAACCCGAACGTGTGCCCTCCATCTACAAGCTGAAGCTGCGGCCCAAGGTGCGTCCCCGGCGGGACCACCGGCCTGGGAAGGGTCCCTCACGCATCCCCACCCCACTGGGGCAGCGCCTGCCCCGTACCCGGGGCCAGCATCGCCCCACAGCCCCCCTAAAGCCCCCAGAGCCCAGAGATGCCAAGCCCTCATTGAGTGACAGCAGTGCGTGGCTCACTGAGGATGATGAGGAGGCATGGGTCTGAGCCATGCCCATCGGTTTGGGTCAGGGATGGACCTACCCATTGTCAGAGTTGAGATGCCAAGGTTGTGATGCTGATCCCCTTATCTGGCATTCAACCAAGCCAACTACCCCACTCTTCAGTCTTCCCCATTGCATAATGGAACATATGATGCTCATGCCTCACCCAAAGCCCCACCCAACCCCATGAGCTGCTCAGGGCGGGATGACACACGGGCACTGTGTCTATGCCACTATCAAACCTCTGTGTTGGCATTTCCATGGCTGGGGGCTGTTCCGGCAAGGATGGAGCCCATAGAGTTGGTCACTGCCCCCACCAAGGCAATGGCCACTGGTGCTCATACAGTAGAGCTCTCCCAAACCTTTGTACCAGTGTCTCTTCTGGGTGGGTGATGGAAGAAGACCCAGAGGGTTTTGGGGCTGTGGTGGAGCTGCAGGGTCCGGCGCTGTGAGCAAGGAGCAGCGAGGCGAGTACAGAACAAAGGGGACAGACCTGATTTTAATTGGGTTCCAAATAAAGGGGCGCAGGGTGGTGTGGACACCTGGGGATCTCCAATAAGAAGTCCATGGGGAAGAGAATGCCATGTCCAGGCACCACGATGCTCACCGaagtgggaggagaggaggagcaTTCTCATCAGCGCTGCACCCAGCCCCATGTCACCACTTGGTCACCATGTACTGgggcagaaaatggcattttccttcctgcttcccTTGGGGACGGCTGGGGACACCCCCAGCCCCCAGGATGGGAGCGGGTTGCTTCTGCAGTAGGCATAGATCCAGGTAAGAAACCCACAGCGATGGCTGACGAGTGGTAACACTTCATACTAAGGGTTTGCTTATGGGGAGGACAATGGAGCTCCATTACTGCTGTGGATGGGGATGTCCTGGCCCCTGTTGGCTGCCAGCCCCCTGCCCATGTTTTTGGGGAGCGGGGTAATGCTGCCAAAGCGGTGAGAGTCATTATTACTGATACAGCTTTTCTGTCTataaaatacaatataatataACAATTatatttataacttttttttttcttcaaaatactaAATAGATGCTATAAAAACCTGTAACTAATTGTGCTATAAACTGCAGGCTACAGGGTTGTAACAAACAATGTATTGGCTTGGTCACTGATATGTGTGTGTCGGAGCACTGTATAAATGCTTTATTAGTGGCATTTACCAAGGAGTTTCCTTCTCAAACCATTTGGAGGGGTAAAGCCAGTGAAAGGCCGAAATATAGGTCGTGTGCACTGACAAACCCCAAAGAGATGCACAGAGGGTTTGCTGTGGGGGTGatgggagctgctgccttcctcgGCCACACTCATCCTCTCCCCCAGCTCTTGGCCACAGGCTCCCTCCTGCCAACTTTCCTGATTTtggtttttctgtattttgttttgggAGGCAAGGGGATGGGTTTTGGTTCCCAAAGTGGCTGCTAGGAGTGGGGACCAGtggtggggacatggggaccaCTGGCAGGGATAGAGCGGGGGCCGATGGCAGAGATGCAAGGCTGCACTGAATGCCATGGATTGGAGCTCAGTGAGGAGGACTCTTAATAGAAAGTGTTACCAGGATAGCAGTGAAGCTCCTGGGAAGTAAAAGCTGTCAGTGGGAGGAGATAGTGGGTTTTGGTTGGTTCCTGCTTTAGTGTCCCCAATCCACAGAGGGACAACCCACAGATCCCTGTGCCATTTGTGCCCCACCAACCACTGTGCCAGCCTCCAGGACAGTGGGAGCAAGCCAAAAGATTaactctaaataaataaataaataaataaaagaaaaaagaggctCACTTTCCCATTAGGAGTGTGcacagaatgaaggaaaaaaaggatggaaATGCACCTCCAGTTCCCTATTGCTTCAGAGATTGCCTTTGCATGGGAACCATCTCCAtttggatggatggatggatgggtggatggatggatggatggatggatggatggatggatggatcgatggatggatggatggatgccaCCTTCCCCTGGGGGAGGCCCTGCTGGGGCCAAATCCAGCCTGGATCTGTATTTGAgatgctgagctgtgcccagcatTTGTGGCAGCAGCTTTGCCCCTGAAACCAAGGGTATGTCCAACACAgcctctgtggggctggggcatATGGGGAGAGGATGAGCTTGGAGGAAAGGAAGCTGGTAGGAGTGGAAAGAGCACTTTTGGGGAAGGAGAATCAATCTGGACTGCCCAGgatgagcacagagcagcaggagcccaTGGGGGCGATGCAGTGAGAAACCCTAATGTGGGGACGTGAGGTCTGTGGGACAGCGTGGCTGCCCGCAAGCAGCTCTGTTGTGCAGAGAAGCAGAGCCCATTGGGACTCAATGGACAACTGTGGCATCTCCACCCTGGTCCAACCCAACAGTGGTCACCGCGTCCCCAGAAGTCATCGTAGGGAAGAGACAGCTGAGGTGTCCCCAGTGCAGCGTCACCCCAATGGAAACGGGTGTCCCGTGGGGGCACAGTGGCACGGGGGGCTCACATGATGGTGCATCGGTTCCTGCGCAGGGCCCCCTGGAAGCGAATGGTGGTGTGGACGTGCTTGCAGCGGGCACAGCCCACGCTCTTCAGGAGCTcactgaagagcagcaggatGTGCCAGTTGTACTTGGCCGAGCACTCGATGTAGCCGCACTTCCACGTCTTCTTCACCAGGTTGGAGACGTTCCAGCGCGGGATCACCCGGCCCCGTTGCAGGTCCCGCTTGTTGCCCACGATGATGATGGGAGTCTCCGAGGTGCCGATGACCCTGGGATGGGTGGGAGGGCAGCACCACGCAGCCATGGACTGCTCCATCCATCCCATCCATCCCGAAGTGGCACCAATAAAGCCACGTCCCACCATCACCCTGTCCACCATCATGGGCTGCCTCTCACCACGTCCCCTTGTCCCTCTTCTTTGGTCACCCACTCAAGTACCAGACTACCCCAAGCTGCTTTCCCTATCCTATCCACCTTTGAGTCTGTTTTGCTGTCGTATCACAGCTCTCCATCATCCCTACAGCCCCACCAGCAGCATGCACCCGCCGGCAAATGGCCCCTACCTTGTTTCCAGGATCTGCTGGCGGATGGTTTTGATGTACTCGAAGCTGTCAAAGCAACAGATGTCATAGACCAGGATGTAGGCATGGACGCTCCGGAGCCCCCTGCAACACACGTCTGCCCACTCCTGCAAGGTGCAGAGAGGGATCAATCCTGGCGTGCCCCGCAGGATCCTGCATCGCTTTGGGACCAGACATGTTTGCAGGAGGAAAGAAGTTTGTATGATCCACCACTGGGCTTTCTACGTGTACGTGGGACTCCTGACCAAGAGTGTTGTGTTGTGCATTTCACATTTTCCATCCCCAAATCCCCACCCCCCATCTCACCTCTGCCCTGCCATGTCCCTGTGATTCCTTTTCATTAACCCAGGGGAAGGATAATGGGATTTGCCAGCCCGCAGGGTTAATTGAGTACGTGAGCATCATCTGCCATGCCAATCAGTGACCCTCTATTCTGGTCCATCTCCCACTGACCTTCCATTTCCTGCACATTATGTGTAATTTTTAAACCTCCCCGAGCCCCtcacctcctgccccacagctttGGAGCAGCAGTGAAAGGACTTGTGACCCATGGGCATGTAATTATACCAATTAAAAATCCAGCAGCCCGGCCCCAGCAGAGTTACAGCCTTCAAATCCCTTTTTTCCCATATTAACCTTCAAGGATGGGTCAGTGTTGATGGCTGAGCTCAGGGCACCACCAGGACAAATCCAGTGGCAAGggctgggatggaactggggtTAACCATGAGCCCAAGGGTTAGAGAGGAGAACAGGcctgatgggttgatggttggaatagatgatcttagtggacttttccaaccttaacgattctatgattttgtgaaaatGGCTCTTTCCCAAACGGGATGTATGGCCAGGCTTAGAGGAACCACAGCTACGCACA harbors:
- the RASL10B gene encoding ras-like protein family member 10B — encoded protein: MVATFKIAVLGAQGVGKSAIVRQFLYNEFSEVCVPTTARRVYLPAVVMNGHVHDLQIMDFPPIPAFPVNTLQEWADVCCRGLRSVHAYILVYDICCFDSFEYIKTIRQQILETRVIGTSETPIIIVGNKRDLQRGRVIPRWNVSNLVKKTWKCGYIECSAKYNWHILLLFSELLKSVGCARCKHVHTTIRFQGALRRNRCTIM